DNA from Lentibacillus amyloliquefaciens:
CGACGATGGTCTATATTGCAGCCATGAATTTATTATATTTCTTCTTCACGTCTGATTACCATCTGTGGACATTTCATTCAAATATAAGCATACCCGGGCATGTCCTCGATCTCCTGCATACATTTATCGTGCTTCCATGTACAGCCATGATTTTTCTGTCAAATTTTCCTGATGCATTTTTTCGTAATATAATTTATACAGCAAAATGGGCTTTAATATTCCTTCTGTGCGAATGGGGCGGCTATTCCCTTGATTTAATCGAGTACCACAATGGTTGGTCACTCGGCTGGTCCGCTTTATTTTTACTAGTCATGTTTCCGATGCTGAGAATGCACTACAACCGGCCGTTTATTGCTTATGGTCTGTCAATTGGTATTATTGCTGTTTTACTCACCTTATTTAACGTGCCCTGGGTTCATTAAAGTGCGTAATCAAAAAGGAGGATAAAAAGGACCGAGAAGTTCTAGGCGGCGCAGTTTCGAGCACAGAAAAACTCTCTTGAATTTACATCGCACGCGAGCATTAGTGTATTTCTTTTCCAAGGAGCGAAGAAACAAGCCAACTAGAAACACCGACGTGTCATTTTTACCGGACTTTTTGAACAACATCTTAAAGTTATCGATTGTCACGGGAGCTGTTAACATGGAAATAATTTTACTGTGGCTCTTTCTCATTTCAGGTTTAGTCCTATTAACTATAGCATTAAAAAAACACCCGCTGAAAGATTGGCTGATTTGTTTTTTCGCTTCGGCATATTTTGCCACCGTCCTGGGAGACTTGGTTGTGAAAGCTGAGTTGCTTTCCTATCCTGTTCAATTGGCACCTCAGTTTCAGTCAAGCGTGCTTTATGAGTATTTATTGCTGCCTTTAATTTGTATCGTTTACTACCAGACGACCTACCAGACATCTTTCTTCTATTGGTGCTGGCAGGCTTTTGTTTATAGCAGTGTGGTGACATTTGTTGAAGTGCTTTTGGAGACGCATACGGCACTTATTTATTTTGACAGCTGGCATTGGTATTATTCGTTAATAAGCCTTACATTGTTTTTATTGTTCATCCGTTGTCTGTTGCGTCTGATCTATGTGGTAAAGAAGAGTTGACGGAGGACAGTCAGTGATGTGATAAAAATCCCGGTAATTCCTCTTGTCATTGCCGGGATTTTCATGCATTCACTTGTTTTTTTAATTTGATGCTGCACTGCCGTTTCTATAAAGTGCCCAAAGCAAAGCGGGAAGACCGGATTCAGGAAGTGCTTGAAATCGTTGACTTGTCTGATAAACGAAAGCAATTTCGTGATAAAGCACGTTTGCTTGGTTCGTTTGCCATGCCTTTTATGTTTTTGATACTTTTCGGAAGCGGTATGAGCGGGGCAATGCAGTCCATGCTTGGCGGTAATTCCGGTGGTCCTTTGGCTGATTTTGATTTTGTTGAATTCATGTTTCCGGGCATCATTTGCCGGTTTAAATAGTTAAAAAATTGTCCATGCTAGTGGCTAATCAATGTAGTCAGAGGTGAGTATATTGAAGTGGTCAACGTATATCGGACTTTTTGGTGTTATTTTTGCTGCAGGTATCATACTTGGGTTGGTAGCATTTGTTACAAATGAGCATAAAAATACAATTGAAGAAGGCTTCTCACACGAACGAATACTGATCGTTGATAATTCAAAGACGATTAGCTTCATGAATAGCAACGAACATCCGGCATATGCTATATGCAGAATTTCTTAATATAAATTTTTCATGGAGGCGATTTCGATGACAAACTCAAATTTGCACAACCAATTACAAGAAACGAGCCGGCAAATACATGAAGCGCAGGAATCTGCCCGGATGGCTCAGGGTTCGGACGAACAGCTCCTGGATCAAGCAGAACAACAGCTGCAGCAAGCTGAAGAGCAGTTGCAACTAGCCCGGGGGCAGGGACAGATGCGACCGAAAATCCGCAGTTTCAGCAGGCATACGAGCAGCTGCACGATACACGCCAGCAATTACAAGAAGCCCAGCAGAATAATCATGATGTGTTATAATGGGTTCCTTTTAATGGTAATGTCCTATTACAGAGGGAAACTCAAGAATCCTCGGTGTGTTTTTTAGCGATTATTATGTTCGTTCAACCATAAAAAAATAGACCTCCCTTAGGTTATCAGGCGAGGGCGAGGTCTATTTTTCACTTGCGCGGCCCCCTTTGAAGGGAACTGCGACTCATTGCTGACCGAAGATATTCCTGCATCTTCGGTCTTTATTATTGTATGTCTTTCTATATTTATTAACATGAAATGCTGATTTACAAACAATTAAACTTAAAATAATTCGGGGAGTGATAAGGCTCCGGGTGAATTAATATCCCTGTTCTTGCCACTGCCGGTTCATCACACCTCGTCTTGCAAAAAGCAACAGAAAAATCGCCGTCATACCTTCTGCAGCCGGCAATGCAAGCCAGATACCCGTCGTGCCGAAAAGAAGCGGCAGAATAACCAGTGCGGCAATTAGCAAAATGAAACCGCGGAAGAGTGTGATGCCGATTGATGGTTTTATATATGCAATCGATTGGTAATAGGTCATGTAAATAAAGTTGATTCCCATGAAAAGATAACCGATGAAAAATATTGTGATTCCTTTTATGGCAAGCTGACGTATGGCTTCTGTTTCCACTCCGAAAATCGAAACAAGGCTGCCGGGTGCGAGCCAGCCGATTGCAAGGAAAGCGACGCCGAGGGCAAGCCCGGTGATTTCTGCAATTTTGACGGTATCTTTGATTTGTTCATATTTTTTTGCTCCATAATAGAAACTGATCATCGGCTGGATG
Protein-coding regions in this window:
- a CDS encoding CBO0543 family protein; its protein translation is MHIFVAILFMLASWRWADWTRFHQFHATMVYIAAMNLLYFFFTSDYHLWTFHSNISIPGHVLDLLHTFIVLPCTAMIFLSNFPDAFFRNIIYTAKWALIFLLCEWGGYSLDLIEYHNGWSLGWSALFLLVMFPMLRMHYNRPFIAYGLSIGIIAVLLTLFNVPWVH
- a CDS encoding CBO0543 family protein, giving the protein MEIILLWLFLISGLVLLTIALKKHPLKDWLICFFASAYFATVLGDLVVKAELLSYPVQLAPQFQSSVLYEYLLLPLICIVYYQTTYQTSFFYWCWQAFVYSSVVTFVEVLLETHTALIYFDSWHWYYSLISLTLFLLFIRCLLRLIYVVKKS